The Chryseobacterium scophthalmum genome has a window encoding:
- a CDS encoding DUF1573 domain-containing protein, translating to MKKTLSIIALSVIGLGLVSCKKEENKEVQNAEVIGVDSTNAPAAPSTDSTAAPVTPAVAGTEAAAPVKSNQPTTTIALSESNFDFGTIKKGAKVNHVYEVTNTGTNPLIISEVKPGCGCTAPEFTKDPIMPGKKGKITLSFDSTNFDGSVQKYADVFANVEKAPIKLTFNANIQP from the coding sequence ATGAAAAAGACATTATCAATTATTGCTTTGTCTGTAATCGGATTAGGATTGGTTTCTTGTAAAAAAGAAGAAAATAAAGAAGTGCAAAATGCAGAAGTAATCGGTGTAGATTCTACCAATGCACCTGCAGCACCTTCAACTGATTCTACAGCTGCACCTGTAACTCCTGCTGTTGCCGGAACTGAAGCTGCAGCACCTGTAAAATCTAACCAGCCTACGACAACAATTGCATTATCTGAAAGCAATTTCGATTTTGGAACGATTAAAAAAGGTGCAAAAGTAAACCACGTTTACGAAGTAACCAATACAGGTACAAACCCATTAATTATCTCTGAAGTAAAGCCTGGATGCGGATGTACTGCTCCTGAATTTACAAAAGATCCGATTATGCCGGGTAAAAAAGGTAAAATTACTTTGAGTTTTGATTCTACAAACTTCGACGGAAGCGTACAAAAATATGCTGATGTTTTTGCAAACGTAGAAAAAGCGCCGATAAAATTGACATTCAATGCTAATATTCAACCATAA
- a CDS encoding energy transducer TonB, whose product MADENIYSQNLTLDEIVFENRNKEYGAYDLRHQYPRLLTKSFIIGTGLFLVTALSPFIYMTIKSMNEKEAVEVKSDLVEIIEEDPIIEQPKEEEPPPPPPPVEEEKIEIIQNVVPEPVKAPKIETPPPPISKQLETTTGLVAQEGVKAPAYTPPPPPPSTGTKASTAEVKPQVSDTQVYSEVEQTAEYPGGINAFRNKVIGNFDSSSVEAEGTVSGEITFVVERDGSITDIKVNGKNPDFNSEAVRTVKSIKTKWAPAKINGQSVRYRFRMPMKLNFE is encoded by the coding sequence AATAGAAATAAAGAATATGGTGCTTACGATCTAAGACATCAGTATCCTAGATTACTGACAAAGTCTTTTATCATCGGTACAGGATTATTCTTGGTGACTGCTTTATCTCCTTTTATTTATATGACTATTAAGAGTATGAATGAAAAGGAAGCTGTAGAGGTGAAATCTGATTTGGTTGAAATTATCGAAGAAGATCCTATCATCGAGCAGCCAAAAGAAGAAGAACCACCGCCACCACCACCGCCAGTGGAAGAAGAGAAAATTGAAATTATCCAAAACGTAGTTCCGGAACCGGTGAAAGCTCCTAAAATTGAGACACCACCACCACCAATTTCTAAGCAATTAGAAACTACTACAGGTTTGGTAGCTCAAGAAGGGGTAAAAGCTCCTGCTTATACACCACCACCGCCACCGCCATCTACAGGAACTAAAGCCTCAACAGCTGAAGTTAAGCCTCAGGTAAGTGATACGCAAGTATATAGTGAGGTGGAGCAAACTGCAGAATATCCAGGAGGTATCAATGCGTTTAGAAATAAAGTAATTGGTAACTTCGATTCATCTTCTGTAGAAGCAGAAGGAACAGTGAGTGGTGAGATTACTTTCGTTGTAGAAAGAGATGGTAGTATTACAGACATTAAAGTGAATGGTAAAAATCCTGACTTTAATTCTGAAGCTGTAAGAACTGTAAAATCTATTAAAACAAAATGGGCACCGGCTAAGATTAATGGTCAGTCTGTTAGATATAGATTTAGAATGCCTATGAAATTAAATTTTGAATAA
- the nusB gene encoding transcription antitermination factor NusB produces MLGRRQIREKVVESVYSYYQNPIKFDVLEKNMFSGIEKIYNLYIFQLNFLVGLKDLAENQMEIGKNKYFKTDSDVNPNQKFINNQVLKKLDENPERLFFSGQHKDLKWDLHDDMLVKTFQRMTAGKRYQDFMKEDGYSFEDDQKFIGKLFLRYVAENDDFHDYISDRELTWSDDIHIANSMVQKTIGFLKEDEESRTLIKMIKDEEDKTFASKLLRDTLNNWETNEKKLSERLENWDLERVALMDKVILTTAISELDNFPFTPSRVIINEYIEIAKVFATDRSNIFINGILDKYCKDLNRI; encoded by the coding sequence ATGTTAGGAAGAAGACAAATCCGTGAAAAAGTAGTAGAATCCGTGTATTCGTACTACCAAAATCCGATAAAATTTGATGTGTTAGAAAAAAACATGTTTTCGGGAATAGAGAAAATCTATAATCTCTATATTTTTCAGTTGAATTTTTTGGTAGGTCTGAAGGATCTTGCAGAAAATCAAATGGAAATTGGTAAAAACAAGTATTTTAAAACTGATTCAGATGTCAATCCCAATCAAAAATTTATCAACAATCAGGTTTTAAAAAAACTTGATGAAAACCCTGAGAGATTATTTTTCTCTGGTCAACATAAAGATTTGAAGTGGGACTTGCACGATGATATGTTGGTGAAAACTTTCCAGCGTATGACTGCCGGAAAACGTTATCAGGATTTTATGAAGGAAGATGGTTATTCTTTTGAAGATGATCAGAAATTTATCGGAAAGTTATTTTTAAGATATGTTGCCGAAAATGATGATTTTCATGATTATATCAGCGATAGAGAATTGACCTGGTCAGATGATATTCACATTGCAAATTCGATGGTTCAAAAAACAATCGGATTTTTGAAAGAAGATGAAGAAAGCCGCACTTTAATTAAAATGATTAAAGATGAAGAAGACAAAACTTTCGCAAGCAAACTTCTTAGAGATACGTTGAATAACTGGGAAACCAATGAGAAAAAACTTTCTGAGCGTCTTGAAAACTGGGATTTGGAGAGAGTGGCATTGATGGATAAAGTTATTTTAACGACTGCTATTTCAGAACTTGACAATTTTCCTTTTACCCCTTCAAGAGTTATTATTAATGAATATATCGAGATTGCAAAAGTATTTGCTACGGATCGTTCAAACATATTCATCAACGGTATTTTAGATAAATATTGTAAAGATTTAAATAGAATATAA
- a CDS encoding ABC transporter ATP-binding protein, protein MKALKTLNPYFWKHKILLFWGLLFIIASNFFNIYKVQFVGKSVDELTKHGNLGFNKQVLIYVAIIVGCSLLTGFFTFMMRQTIIVASRRIEYELKNKIYRHYQDLSLTDYKQTTIGDLMNRLSEDIVAVRMYLGPGVMYVVNLVVLLLITSFYMIKTDASMTVWTLLPLPILSYIIFKVSSIINKKSKVMQKSQSAISTFVQDSFSGIRVIKYFAKEKYIQKNYGIKVSDYQDKALDLAKTEAYFFTIILFVIGLLNVAVILIGGQKYIAGELTVGKIADFFMYINILIWPFSMVGWVTSINQRAEASMQRINEFLEKQSEIYNKNFENYPIKGDIEFRNVSYVYPNTGIKALDNLSFKIEAGKSLAIMGKTGSGKSTIALLLCRLIDPTEGEILIDGKNLKDHNLENYRNFIGYIPQESYLFSDSIEHNIGFSIDNPTHEKVVEYSKIADVHKNIVEFKEQYKTMVGERGVMLSGGQKQRICIARALIKDPNIIIFDDSLSALDTETEQNILENIDSKINNATSIIITHRESSAQRADKILNLSEITNSATA, encoded by the coding sequence ATGAAAGCACTCAAAACTCTGAACCCTTACTTTTGGAAGCACAAAATATTATTGTTTTGGGGGTTACTCTTCATCATCGCCAGTAATTTTTTTAACATCTATAAAGTACAGTTTGTCGGAAAATCAGTTGACGAATTGACGAAACACGGAAATCTGGGCTTTAATAAACAGGTTTTAATTTACGTTGCCATTATTGTTGGCTGTTCACTTCTCACAGGATTTTTTACTTTTATGATGCGACAGACCATCATTGTTGCATCAAGAAGGATTGAATATGAGCTGAAAAATAAAATCTACAGACATTATCAGGATTTATCGCTTACAGATTATAAGCAGACAACCATTGGAGACTTAATGAACCGATTAAGTGAAGATATTGTTGCCGTAAGAATGTATTTGGGACCGGGTGTAATGTACGTTGTTAATCTCGTTGTATTACTATTGATTACCAGTTTTTATATGATTAAAACGGATGCATCGATGACGGTTTGGACGTTGTTGCCGCTTCCTATCTTGTCTTACATCATATTTAAAGTAAGCTCGATTATCAATAAAAAATCAAAAGTGATGCAGAAAAGCCAGTCTGCCATTTCCACTTTTGTACAGGATAGTTTTTCAGGAATACGAGTGATAAAATACTTTGCAAAAGAAAAATATATTCAAAAAAATTACGGTATTAAAGTAAGTGATTACCAAGACAAAGCTTTAGATTTAGCAAAAACAGAAGCCTATTTCTTTACCATCATTTTATTTGTAATCGGACTATTGAATGTTGCAGTTATTTTAATTGGCGGGCAAAAATATATTGCAGGCGAACTTACAGTCGGGAAAATTGCAGATTTCTTTATGTACATCAACATTTTGATCTGGCCGTTTTCAATGGTAGGTTGGGTAACTTCAATCAATCAAAGAGCGGAAGCTTCAATGCAAAGAATTAATGAATTTTTGGAAAAACAGTCTGAGATTTACAATAAGAACTTTGAAAATTATCCTATTAAAGGAGATATTGAATTTAGAAATGTATCTTATGTTTATCCAAATACGGGAATTAAGGCACTAGACAATTTAAGTTTTAAAATTGAAGCCGGAAAATCTTTAGCCATCATGGGGAAAACCGGTAGCGGAAAATCGACCATTGCTTTACTTCTATGCAGATTGATTGATCCTACTGAAGGCGAAATTTTGATTGACGGTAAAAATTTAAAAGATCACAATCTGGAAAACTACAGAAATTTCATCGGATACATTCCGCAGGAAAGCTATCTTTTTTCAGATTCTATTGAGCATAATATCGGATTTTCTATCGACAATCCTACTCACGAGAAAGTAGTAGAATATTCTAAAATTGCAGACGTACACAAAAATATTGTTGAGTTTAAAGAACAGTATAAAACAATGGTAGGAGAACGTGGAGTAATGCTTTCGGGAGGTCAGAAACAAAGAATCTGTATTGCAAGAGCGTTAATAAAAGACCCGAATATCATTATTTTTGATGATTCTTTATCCGCTTTAGATACAGAAACCGAACAGAATATCCTTGAAAATATTGACTCTAAAATCAATAACGCAACTTCCATAATCATCACACATAGAGAGTCTAGTGCACAAAGAGCTGACAAAATTCTTAATCTTAGCGAAATTACCAATTCTGCAACTGCATAG
- a CDS encoding tetratricopeptide repeat protein produces the protein MKDIMIMNVKKIALGASVVFFTNFAFAQTLQDGINSMDSDKFAAAKTNFTSMIAKEPTAENYFYLGNTFLRQGEPDFAQATENFNKGLAADKKSYLNQIGLATVKLGKGDKSAIAEIQKIVSDSREKDAAVLFRAAEALTLFEKNNSPDLAVQFLNKAIERASRKEVPAYYYYTLGDAYRLKRVPGDAMTAYDNALPLAKNKASVYTRIGTLWMAAQQWQQAKTSIDKAISTDPTYAPAYKALAAYDIKYQENAKATQDLINYTKYADEDPYTQLEIAKLYFTNEDYANSKAILDKIFDKIDDPIKFKLRSYVNYADGQYAEAKQNMDSFVSKAEKSRVQPADQGLMGLIAAGLAKTETDAAKKAALQAESQQKIAIAKAAKDQTLKWDLEMIKINGGGATQSSINAGPTSPEVEVARKEVAANPESSDALYKLANAYQDVKNWDGAILAWQKMSSLLPDWAPAYYSQGYAYQQKGNNETAKVSYEKFIATVKPTEVEANKQTLAYAYFAVAYLEKDKDLAKAKDYVAKSLQLDPSYQDAVKLNAEINK, from the coding sequence ATGAAAGATATAATGATTATGAATGTAAAGAAGATTGCTTTAGGAGCATCAGTGGTATTTTTTACCAATTTTGCCTTTGCACAGACATTGCAGGATGGTATTAACAGCATGGATAGCGATAAGTTTGCTGCTGCGAAAACCAATTTCACGTCTATGATTGCAAAAGAACCTACAGCAGAAAATTATTTCTACCTAGGAAATACTTTTTTAAGACAGGGTGAACCAGATTTCGCTCAGGCTACAGAGAACTTTAATAAAGGTTTAGCTGCAGATAAAAAAAGCTATTTAAATCAAATTGGTTTAGCTACAGTTAAGCTTGGTAAAGGTGATAAATCTGCTATTGCAGAGATCCAAAAGATTGTTTCAGATTCTAGAGAAAAAGATGCTGCGGTATTGTTTAGAGCAGCTGAAGCATTGACCTTATTTGAAAAGAATAACTCTCCGGATTTAGCAGTTCAATTTTTGAATAAAGCTATTGAAAGAGCTTCTAGAAAAGAAGTTCCTGCGTATTATTACTATACTTTAGGGGACGCATACAGACTGAAAAGAGTTCCTGGAGATGCGATGACTGCCTATGACAACGCATTACCATTAGCAAAAAATAAAGCTTCAGTATATACAAGAATTGGAACTTTATGGATGGCGGCTCAACAGTGGCAACAAGCTAAAACAAGTATTGATAAAGCAATTTCGACTGATCCTACCTATGCACCGGCATACAAAGCATTGGCTGCTTATGATATCAAATATCAGGAGAATGCAAAGGCAACTCAGGATTTGATTAATTATACAAAATATGCAGATGAAGATCCTTATACTCAATTGGAGATTGCAAAATTGTATTTCACTAATGAAGATTATGCAAATTCAAAAGCAATTTTAGATAAAATCTTTGATAAGATTGACGATCCTATTAAGTTCAAATTGAGATCATATGTGAATTATGCAGACGGTCAATATGCTGAGGCAAAACAAAATATGGATTCTTTCGTATCTAAAGCTGAAAAATCAAGAGTTCAACCTGCAGATCAAGGATTGATGGGGTTAATCGCTGCTGGTTTGGCTAAAACTGAAACAGATGCAGCTAAAAAAGCTGCCTTGCAAGCTGAATCTCAACAAAAAATTGCTATTGCGAAAGCTGCTAAAGACCAAACATTGAAATGGGATTTGGAAATGATTAAAATCAATGGTGGAGGTGCAACGCAGTCAAGTATTAATGCAGGACCAACTTCTCCGGAAGTAGAAGTTGCAAGAAAAGAAGTAGCTGCCAATCCTGAAAGCTCCGATGCATTGTATAAATTAGCAAATGCTTATCAGGATGTAAAAAACTGGGATGGAGCAATCTTAGCTTGGCAAAAAATGAGTAGTTTATTGCCTGATTGGGCACCTGCTTATTACAGTCAAGGATATGCATACCAACAGAAAGGAAATAATGAGACTGCAAAAGTTTCTTATGAGAAATTTATTGCTACCGTAAAACCTACAGAAGTGGAAGCTAACAAGCAAACTCTTGCTTACGCATATTTTGCAGTAGCATATCTTGAGAAAGATAAAGATCTAGCAAAAGCAAAAGATTATGTTGCAAAATCTTTACAATTAGACCCTTCTTATCAGGATGCTGTAAAACTAAATGCAGAAATCAATAAGTAA
- a CDS encoding PstS family phosphate ABC transporter substrate-binding protein, which translates to MKFSAVFSMIFFTGLLISCSKKEESTVSYNKGEMIILTDESFKSVTEALAEGYMISYPDTKIKVVTQKEDLGFLDLLNNKARIAVMSKTLSPEEIKAYEDKVDMKIEPANFAADAVVFFVPKNSEKSSITMEEITSGLQSDDKNFVFDGTNSSNLNFVAQKLKKLPKDLKFSIIPGSVNVIEELNKYPNKIGVIGLNTISRPYDKETEKLRGMIKILPVVSAGQSYSPDFSGLREMKYPFTRVLYFLTNEGGFNIANGFIRYSCTHLGQKIVQKEGLQPYNIYPRQVQMR; encoded by the coding sequence ATGAAGTTTAGTGCTGTTTTTTCAATGATTTTCTTCACAGGTTTGTTGATAAGCTGTTCAAAAAAAGAAGAAAGCACCGTTTCATATAACAAAGGTGAAATGATAATTTTAACGGATGAATCTTTTAAAAGTGTTACAGAAGCTTTAGCAGAAGGCTATATGATTAGCTATCCTGATACTAAAATAAAAGTGGTTACACAAAAAGAAGATCTGGGGTTTCTTGATTTGCTGAATAATAAAGCAAGAATTGCGGTGATGTCTAAGACATTATCTCCTGAAGAGATTAAAGCCTACGAAGATAAAGTTGATATGAAAATCGAGCCTGCAAACTTTGCTGCAGATGCTGTAGTATTTTTTGTTCCGAAAAATTCTGAAAAATCAAGTATTACAATGGAAGAAATCACTTCAGGCTTGCAGTCGGATGATAAGAATTTTGTATTTGACGGAACAAATTCAAGTAATCTAAACTTTGTAGCTCAAAAATTGAAGAAACTTCCTAAAGATTTGAAATTTTCAATTATTCCTGGGAGTGTAAATGTTATCGAAGAATTAAATAAATACCCTAATAAAATAGGGGTAATCGGCTTAAACACAATCAGCAGACCTTATGATAAAGAAACTGAGAAATTAAGAGGAATGATAAAAATTCTTCCTGTTGTAAGTGCAGGTCAATCTTATTCTCCAGATTTTAGCGGTCTTCGCGAGATGAAATATCCCTTCACAAGAGTATTATATTTTCTTACCAACGAGGGTGGGTTTAATATTGCAAATGGGTTTATAAGATATTCTTGTACTCATTTGGGGCAGAAAATCGTTCAAAAAGAAGGATTACAACCTTATAATATTTATCCGAGACAAGTACAGATGCGTTAA
- the bshB1 gene encoding bacillithiol biosynthesis deacetylase BshB1 has translation MKTDILAFGAHPDDVELGCGGTIAKLISEGKTCVIVDLTKGELGTRGTDQTRKEEATEAAKILGVAERENLGLKDGFLVNSEEYQMEIVKMIRKYRPEIVLANAIDDRHPDHAKAAKLVSDACFLAGLRKIETVLNGEIQEVWRPKQIFHYIQWKHIQSEFVIDISEHLDKKLEACMAFKTQFYDPTSKEPETPITSKDFYESLTYRAQDLGRLSGVTYAEGFTSEKLIALKNFDGIVW, from the coding sequence ATGAAAACAGATATACTTGCTTTTGGAGCTCATCCGGATGATGTGGAATTGGGATGTGGCGGAACAATAGCTAAATTAATTTCGGAAGGAAAAACCTGCGTTATTGTTGATTTAACAAAAGGAGAACTTGGAACAAGAGGAACCGACCAGACAAGAAAAGAGGAAGCAACTGAAGCTGCCAAAATTTTGGGAGTAGCTGAAAGAGAAAATTTAGGATTAAAAGATGGTTTCCTTGTCAATTCTGAAGAATATCAAATGGAGATTGTAAAAATGATCCGTAAATATAGGCCAGAAATCGTTTTGGCCAATGCGATTGATGATAGACATCCAGATCACGCAAAAGCAGCGAAATTAGTGTCAGATGCGTGCTTTTTGGCCGGATTAAGAAAAATTGAAACTGTTTTAAACGGTGAAATTCAGGAAGTGTGGAGACCTAAGCAAATTTTCCATTATATCCAGTGGAAACATATTCAGTCGGAATTTGTGATTGATATCTCAGAACATCTTGATAAAAAACTAGAAGCATGTATGGCATTTAAAACTCAGTTTTATGATCCAACTTCTAAAGAACCAGAAACTCCGATTACATCAAAAGATTTTTATGAAAGCTTAACTTACCGTGCTCAGGATTTAGGAAGACTCTCGGGAGTTACTTATGCTGAGGGATTTACGTCTGAGAAGTTAATTGCTTTGAAAAATTTTGATGGAATTGTTTGGTAA
- a CDS encoding C4-dicarboxylate ABC transporter, with protein MMFNWLSLVAGICYVVLGIVMMIYKFLEPIYAYSLGAVLILYGIFRIWRVISKFRNTDEDEV; from the coding sequence ATGATGTTCAATTGGTTATCCTTGGTCGCAGGAATTTGTTACGTAGTCTTAGGTATCGTAATGATGATTTACAAATTTCTCGAGCCTATATATGCATACTCCCTAGGAGCGGTATTAATACTTTACGGAATCTTCAGAATTTGGAGAGTAATATCAAAATTCAGAAATACAGACGAAGATGAAGTTTAG
- a CDS encoding DUF3276 family protein, translating to MSEYKERHENEIFTKVLKAGRRTYFFDVRETKAGDYYLTITESKKNFGENGEATFEKHKIYLYKEDFKSFQEMFNESTDFIINEKGEDVISEKHDKDFKSRTYTIDSDDEV from the coding sequence ATGAGTGAATACAAGGAACGCCATGAAAATGAAATTTTCACTAAGGTGTTAAAAGCGGGGAGAAGAACTTATTTCTTTGATGTGCGCGAGACTAAAGCAGGAGATTATTATCTTACGATTACCGAAAGCAAAAAGAATTTCGGAGAGAATGGAGAAGCTACATTCGAGAAGCATAAAATTTATCTTTACAAAGAAGATTTTAAGAGTTTTCAGGAGATGTTTAATGAGTCCACAGATTTCATCATTAACGAAAAAGGTGAGGATGTTATTTCAGAAAAGCATGATAAAGATTTCAAAAGCAGAACTTACACTATAGATTCTGACGACGAAGTTTAA
- the yajC gene encoding preprotein translocase subunit YajC, translating into MNMLTLFLQAPAQGNSTTMLMMMGVMVVGFYFLMIRPQMKKQKQEKKFQEDLKVGSRVVLTSGLHGRIAQIQEDGVVIETLSGKLKFEKAAISREFTATRFGDKATADKKEVTETEKK; encoded by the coding sequence ATGAATATGTTAACATTATTTTTACAAGCACCTGCTCAGGGAAATTCAACTACAATGTTGATGATGATGGGAGTAATGGTTGTTGGATTTTATTTTCTGATGATCAGACCTCAGATGAAAAAACAGAAGCAGGAGAAAAAATTTCAGGAAGATCTGAAAGTGGGAAGCAGAGTAGTACTTACTTCTGGTCTTCACGGAAGAATTGCTCAGATTCAGGAAGACGGAGTTGTTATTGAAACGCTTTCCGGGAAACTGAAATTTGAAAAAGCAGCGATCTCTAGAGAGTTTACAGCAACTAGATTTGGAGACAAAGCTACAGCTGACAAAAAAGAAGTTACAGAAACTGAAAAGAAATAA